From one Bradyrhizobium sp. Ash2021 genomic stretch:
- a CDS encoding Mth938-like domain-containing protein yields the protein MPKQTANPSDAPHLPRSAPIEAYGKGGFVFADMSHRGSLLCLPDAIWAWPVTKPEEIDEVSLARVFKAANSIDTLIVGTGTEVWIPPRGLREALRAVKVVLDPMQTGPAIRTYNIMMGERRRVAAALIAVP from the coding sequence ATGCCCAAGCAAACAGCAAATCCCTCGGACGCTCCGCATCTTCCGAGATCGGCGCCGATCGAGGCCTACGGCAAGGGCGGCTTTGTCTTCGCCGACATGTCGCATCGGGGCTCGCTGCTGTGCCTGCCGGATGCAATCTGGGCCTGGCCGGTGACGAAGCCGGAGGAGATCGACGAGGTTTCGCTGGCGCGCGTATTCAAGGCGGCGAACAGCATCGACACCCTGATCGTCGGCACTGGAACGGAAGTCTGGATCCCGCCCCGAGGCCTTCGCGAGGCGTTGCGCGCGGTAAAAGTGGTGCTGGATCCGATGCAGACCGGACCCGCGATCCGCACCTACAACATCATGATGGGCGAGCGCCGGCGTGTCGCGGCGGCGCTGATTGCGGTGCCATGA